One window of Dehalobacterium formicoaceticum genomic DNA carries:
- a CDS encoding carbohydrate-binding protein, with amino-acid sequence MYQLSNQGISLDPMPDQLGERCRISYEGLLKKSGADQVFLHCGYGASWSNAEDIPMFNTATGSVCDVSMREDGLFSFCFKDSADHWDNNHGQNWTFMIKK; translated from the coding sequence ATGTATCAATTAAGCAATCAAGGAATTAGCCTGGATCCCATGCCTGATCAATTGGGTGAACGTTGCCGCATCAGTTATGAGGGATTATTAAAAAAGTCTGGTGCCGACCAAGTTTTTCTTCATTGCGGATATGGAGCCAGCTGGAGTAATGCTGAAGACATTCCTATGTTTAATACTGCTACCGGATCAGTATGTGATGTCTCCATGAGAGAGGATGGATTGTTCAGCTTTTGCTTTAAGGATAGCGCTGATCATTGGGACAATAACCATGGGCAAAATTGGACTTTTATGATTAAAAAATAA
- a CDS encoding glycosyltransferase family 4 protein — MRTLMLSWEYPPKNVGGLARHVYDLTKELASQGEEIFLLTCAAEGAPAEENINHIHISRVESLNLPSRDFTNWVLQLNFALLAKAIKLEEEYGPFDLIHAHDWLVAFAARTMKHAKNIPLLTTIHATEHGRNQGIHSDLQRYINDVEWWLTYESWQVIVCSQFMKGELKKIFQLPDNKIQVVPNGVDIDAFKTIATEFNRAQYASEQEKIVFFVGRLVQEKGLQVLLDAVPKILHYCPEAKFIIAGTGPHEEYLKKKAHMINKKDKIFFTGYIDDAVRNALYKNAHVAVFPSLYEPFGIVALEAMAAGIPVVVSDVGGFSEVVTHGIDGLKAYSGNPESLADNIILMLKNQNAVQVMKTNALNKVETYFTWPKIATQTRAIYQMILEEARHSKSLAAAQSEKRGWEVVKSH; from the coding sequence ATGCGTACTTTAATGCTCTCATGGGAGTATCCGCCAAAAAACGTGGGTGGGCTGGCAAGACATGTTTATGACCTGACAAAGGAATTAGCTAGCCAGGGAGAAGAGATCTTCCTATTAACATGTGCTGCGGAAGGAGCACCGGCTGAGGAAAATATCAATCATATTCATATTTCACGCGTGGAAAGTCTCAATCTTCCCTCCCGAGATTTTACCAACTGGGTCTTACAACTAAATTTTGCTTTATTAGCAAAGGCGATTAAATTAGAGGAAGAATATGGACCATTTGATCTGATTCATGCCCATGATTGGTTGGTGGCTTTTGCCGCACGCACCATGAAACACGCAAAGAATATACCCTTATTAACTACAATTCATGCAACAGAACATGGACGAAACCAAGGAATTCACAGCGATCTCCAAAGATATATTAACGATGTGGAATGGTGGTTAACATATGAGTCCTGGCAGGTGATTGTGTGCAGTCAATTTATGAAAGGGGAATTGAAAAAAATATTTCAATTGCCGGATAACAAAATACAGGTGGTACCTAATGGTGTAGACATAGATGCTTTTAAAACCATTGCCACCGAATTTAATAGGGCTCAATATGCCTCAGAACAAGAAAAAATTGTTTTCTTTGTAGGACGTTTGGTACAAGAAAAGGGATTGCAGGTTCTATTGGATGCCGTTCCCAAGATATTACATTATTGCCCGGAGGCAAAATTTATCATAGCAGGTACGGGGCCTCATGAAGAATACCTGAAGAAAAAAGCTCATATGATTAATAAGAAGGATAAGATATTTTTCACCGGCTATATTGATGATGCTGTGAGAAATGCACTGTATAAAAATGCACATGTTGCTGTCTTTCCCAGCTTGTATGAACCATTTGGTATTGTGGCCCTGGAAGCAATGGCAGCAGGGATTCCTGTTGTAGTATCAGATGTTGGGGGCTTTAGTGAGGTTGTAACCCATGGAATTGACGGCTTAAAAGCATATTCTGGCAATCCAGAATCTTTGGCAGATAATATCATTTTAATGTTAAAAAACCAGAATGCTGTTCAAGTTATGAAAACTAATGCGCTTAATAAAGTTGAAACCTATTTTACCTGGCCTAAAATTGCCACGCAAACCAGAGCAATATATCAGATGATTCTGGAGGAAGCAAGACATAGTAAATCACTGGCAGCAGCGCAAAGTGAAAAAAGAGGTTGGGAAGTAGTAAAGTCACATTAA